The Thermocrinis albus DSM 14484 genome segment ATGAGGGGAAGATCCTCTATCCTTTTGACCAGAAAGTTGTGTTTAGTGATGGGACGGGTTATACCCACTATATCTACTTCCTGAAAGGCATCGTTACCTATCAGGTGAGTGGGTACCTGGCCAGTTATAAACACCACCGGTACCGAGTCCATGTAGGCGTCCGCTATGGCTGTAACTAAGTTTGTGGCTCCGGGACCAGATGTGGCCATAGCTACGCCTACCTTACCCGTTGCTTTGGCATAACCTTCTGCCATATGGCCAGCTCCCTGCTCATGTCTTGCCAGTATATGTCTTATTCCCCCATCTCTGTAAAGGGCGTCGTATACCTCCATAATGGCACCACCAGGATGGCCGAAGATCACTTCCACACCTTCCTCTTTGAGGACTTCTATAACTATATCTGCACCCTTACGTGTCATCCTTTACCTCCGTGAGCAACAGATAGTGATAGTTAAATATAATTATTTCTTCCTAAATGGGATAGGTTTTGTATACATCGTGGCTTTCGGACAGGTGGAGAAAAGATTGCTGCTGGCTGTAGCTAGCAGTATAAAAAGAAACTTTTCCGTGGATGTGCGTCACTCTTCTGTCGTCACCCTTCCACCTGTGAAGTACTCCCTCCACAGAGAAGAGTGCCCCGTAAGTTTATTCCTGGACTATATGGAAGGTCTTCATTTTCCCAACATGCTTCGGATAGTGGGTCTTGTAGATGTGTGCCTGAGGGATGAAGAGAGAACCATTTGGGGTAAAGGAGTAACGGGGGGAAGGTCAGTGGTGGTTAGTGTTCCCCTTCTCAAAACTTACGACGAGAAGGTTTTCTTTGAAAGAGTTTGTAAAGAAAGTGTGCGTCAGCTGGGCATGTCTTTCGGACTGCCTCCCTGTGAGAAAAAGAACTGTGTTATGTACGTACCTTCATCCCTGCAGGAGCTGGATCAACAAGGGACAGACCTCTGCCCTCTGTGTAAGGAAAGATGGGTTAACTGAGAAAACTGCAGGGAATGCCATTTTCTTTTGCACGATCCCGGAGAGAGGAGATAAGCTCTTCGTAAGTTCCCCCATCGTCAGGATAAGACACCACCACGTACCTTCCCTCCTCACCCATGAAACTCCGTACACCTTCCATAAGTTGTTGTGCCCCTCCTTTATCAGTACCTGGCAGAAAAGCCAGCATAATGTCTCCTTCCACAAAGATGACATCGGAGGACCTCATGGTGGAGGCCACCACGTGAGCGTACTCCTCCTTCATATAGGGAAGCTTTGCCAACACAAGGGAGAAACTTTCCACAAGGGGAGTCCTCTCCCTGATACCCAGCGCCCACCTTATCCTATTGAGTTCACCTATCTCGTGTTCTACGAGGAGCCTCACACACGCCAGATTTCCCACCCTCGCCATGTAAGGTATTATAAATCACCTTTTCCTTCTAACGAACTCCCGTACATCTTCCACGCTGAAGGTGTTAAGGACTAAATGAGGGACCGCCCAACCTCTCCTAGCCAACCCAACACCCAACTTGAGATACCTAAGGTGGGATGGAGCGTGTGCATCTGTAACCACCGCCACCATGGTACCCACCTCCATACACTTCCTTACAGCCTCCGGTGGTAGGTCCATCCGAAAGGTGTTGATTTCCAGAGCTGTGCCTGTCTCTTTGGCCATACTTATTACCTTATCCAGTTGTATAGGATAGCCTTCCCTACTGCCGTAAGATCTACCTGTAGGATGTCCTATGAGGTTCACATAAGGGTTTTCCATAGCTTTAAGGATCCTGTAGGTGTTATCCTGATTCAAGCGTGAGTGTATGGAGGCCACCACGAAGTCAAACTCCTGTAGGAACTCGTTGGGTAGATCCAGACTTCCGTCAGGTAGTATGTCTACCTCACATCCTCTGAGGATGTAAAAACCTTTAGGATTGTAGTAGGTGTTGAGTCTTTCTATCAACTTCCACTGCATACGGAACCGTTCCATATCCAGACCCTTTGCCACCCTCGCGGAAGGAGAGTGATCCCCTACCACTATGTACTGAAGCCCCAAACGGTATGCGGTTTCTGCCATCTCCTCCAAGCTTCCCATACCGTCACTCCAGTTGGTGTGCAGATGGAAGTCCCCTTTTATCTGTTCCCACTCTACCAGCTTTGGGAGTTTCCCCTCAAGGGCCAGTTCTATCTCTCCTGTGTTTTCTCTTATCTCAGGTGGTGGTGTTTGCATACCCACCAAACTGTAAACCTCTTCCTCTGTTCTACCTCCCAGCCACTCTTCTGTGTCTGCTCTAAAGACACCGTACTCGCTTAACTTTAATCCTCTAGCTTTAGCTATATCCCTTACCCTTACGTTGTGTTCTTTAGAACCTGTGAAGTACTGAAGAGCGGATCCCCACTGGTGAGGTTCTACGGTACGCATATCTACCTGCCTTCCGTTTTCTAAAAGTATGCTGGATTTGGTCTCTCCCTTCCCCAGTATCTCCTTCACTCCCTGAAAGGTCACAAAGTGATTGTGGATCTTACTCCACACCTCTTTTGGCGCTGCTACCAGAAGATCTATATCTCCCACCGTCTCCTTTCTTCTGCGGAGGCTTCCTGCCAACTCTATGTTGGTGTAAAGATCCTCTATCTTCTGCATGTGAAGGAGAATATCCTCTCCCAGCTGATAAGCTTCTATAAGACTCATACGTTCTTTTGCTCTCTCGTAAAGCTCCAGACCTCTCATTATGTTCTGTAGTTTTTTCTCTCCCATTCCCGGTAAACTGGCTAAAACACCACTCCTGACAGCCCTTACGAAGTCATCTTTACTTCTTATACCCAGCTTGTCGTAAGCCAGCTTGAGAGTTTTTGGGCCTATACCCGGCACATCTAGAAGTTCCAACAGGTCTTCGGGAACCTTCTCTTTGAGCTCCTCGTACTTGGAAATCTTGCCAGTTCTCAGATACTCCAGTATTTTTTCTACACTGGACGGACCTATACCAGGTATGTGGTATATCTTTCCTGTCTTGACCAGCTCTTCCACATCCGTACCTAACTCTGAGAGGATGTTGGCCACTCTCCTGTAGGTGTTTATACGGTAGGGATTGTCACCGAGAAACTCGAGGATATCGGCCATCCTCTCAAAGATGCGAGCTATCTCTTTGTTTTTGGACATCCTTAAAAGATGGCCCAGGGCGGACTTGAACCGCCGACACCCCGGTTTTCAGCCGGGTGCTCTACCAACTGAGCTACCGGGCCTTGGATTGAGATAATATTAACACCAACCTCCGAAAGGTGTCAAGATCTCCTCCAGAAGGTGAACCACTTTTTAAACTCCAGTAAAAAGAAAACACCTGACGGAACTAAGAGAGAGTAAAGGAGAATCTGTGGGGTTACTACCATCTGAATATAATATTTTATTTAATGCTTAAGAAAGGTGACATCATTAAAGGACCTTTCTGGAGTGAACCTATTAAAGTTATAGAAGTTAGAGAGAAAGGAGATCATGTTAATATCAAAGGATTCAAAGTTAATTCAAAACAGTATATAGATGATCTACTTACGAAAGACCAATTAGATCAGTTAGAAATATTAGCCTCAGAAAGAGACTTTTCCGCGGATCCTGAAAATGTCTTTTTAGCTTTAGAAGCTGTACGTTTTAAACATGCATCTCTTTTTGATCCCTTCTTGGCTATGAATGTTTCCAGAATAGACCCCCTTCCTTTTCAGATAGAGGCGGTCTATGGTTATGTTTTAAAACAACCACGCATCAGGTTTCTTATCGCAGATGACCCCGGGGCAGGAAAAACTATAATGGCTGGGCTAATACTTAAAGAACTCAAATTAAGAAATCTGGTAAAGAAGGTTTTGATTATTGTGCCGGGACATTTGAAAGATCAGTGGAAAAGGGAGTTAAAGGAAAAGTTTAACGAAACTCTCGTAGAAATTAACAGAGAGACCCTTGAGTCCCACTATGGAGAAAATCCGTGGGAAAGATATGACCAAGTAATAACCTCTATGGATTTTGCAAAGCAGGAAGATATAGTGCAGGGTCTGAATTACGTACATTGGGATTTAGTGATAGTTGATGAGGCTCACAAACTATCTGCGTATAACTACGGTGGTAAGATATCAAAGACGCAGCGTTACAAGTTAGGGGAAGTTATCTCTAAAAACTCAACACACTTGCTATTTCTAACAGCTACACCTCACAGAGGAGATCCGGAAAACTTTAGGTTATTTTTGGACCTTTTAGTGCCCGGATTCTTTGCTACGCAAGAGATGGTGGAAGAATCCATTAAGAACAAAGATAATCCTCTTTTCATAAGGAGGCTGAAGGAAGACCTTAGGGATTTTGAAGGAAAACCCATCTTCCCTGGGAGAAGGTCCACTACCATAAAGTTCCGGCTTTCTGATCCCGAAAAAGAACTATACAACGAGGTATCGCGTTATGTGAGAGAGCAGTACGGTAAGGCTTTAAAGGATGAAAATAACAGGAACGTAGCTTTTGCCCTCGCAATACTGCAGAGAAGGATGGCGTCCAGCACTTACGCACTGTTAAGGTCGTTGGAAAGAAGGAAGAATAAACTGGAAAAACTCCTCAAAGGAGAGGAGAAGCGGAGAGGGATATCTGCTATTGATTACTACGAAGTAGATGATCTTGAAGAAGGCGAAAGATGGAAAAGAGAAGAGGAGTGGGAGTCTGTTACGCTGGCAAGAGATGTAAATGAGTTAAAAGCGGAGATAAATAAACTTGGTGAGCTTATTCAAAAGGCAGAAAAGATAGTAAAAAGTGAAAAGGAGGTAAAACTCAGTGAGCTAAAAACCGCTATTGAGAAAGGCTTTGAGGAGATCAGAAAAATGGGGGGAAATCCAAAGATACTTATATTTACGGAATCAAGGGATACTCTAGAGTATCTGGTGAAAAAAATAAGTGGTTGGGGATACACAGTCAACTACATACACGGTGATATGACGATTGATGAAAGGATAAAAGAAGAAAAGAGGTTTAGAGATGAAACTCAGATAATGGTGGCCACAGAGGCAGCAGGAGAAGGAATTAACCTGCAGTTCTGTCATATCATGATAAATTACGACATTCCCTGGAATCCAAACCGCCTTGAGCAGAGGATGGGAAGGATACACCGATACGGTCAGCAGAAAGATGTGCACATATTTAACCTTGTTGCAGAAGATACAATAGAGGGGCAAGTCTTAGTAAAACTTTTTGAAAAACTTGAGGAGATAAAAGAAAAACTCGGAAGTGACAAAGTTTTTGATATTATAGGTGATGTTTTCAAAGATAAGAACCTTTATGAACTCATAATTGAGGCTATAACCAACACAAGAACTATGGAAGATATTCTCAAAGAACTGGACATTAAAATAGATGAAGAGTATATAAAGAAAATAAAGGAAGCCTTGGGTGAATCTCTGGCCACCAAACATATTGATTACACCAGGATAAGAGAAACTGCAGAGAGAGCAAGAGAGTTCAGACTTATACCGGAATATGTGAGAGCCTTCTTTGAAAAAGCTTTCCAGAAAGCGGGTGGTAAGTATACAAAAAAGAAGGGAGATTTCATATCCATAGATTCCATACCTTACGAGATAAGAAGTATTGCTGAAACTCCGGAGATTAAAAACGCGTATGGGCAGATAATGAAATCATACCGTAAGGTTACCTTTGATAAAGATCTGGCCTTTAAAAACCCTGACGCAGAATTTAT includes the following:
- a CDS encoding protein NO VEIN domain-containing protein, with the protein product MLKKGDIIKGPFWSEPIKVIEVREKGDHVNIKGFKVNSKQYIDDLLTKDQLDQLEILASERDFSADPENVFLALEAVRFKHASLFDPFLAMNVSRIDPLPFQIEAVYGYVLKQPRIRFLIADDPGAGKTIMAGLILKELKLRNLVKKVLIIVPGHLKDQWKRELKEKFNETLVEINRETLESHYGENPWERYDQVITSMDFAKQEDIVQGLNYVHWDLVIVDEAHKLSAYNYGGKISKTQRYKLGEVISKNSTHLLFLTATPHRGDPENFRLFLDLLVPGFFATQEMVEESIKNKDNPLFIRRLKEDLRDFEGKPIFPGRRSTTIKFRLSDPEKELYNEVSRYVREQYGKALKDENNRNVAFALAILQRRMASSTYALLRSLERRKNKLEKLLKGEEKRRGISAIDYYEVDDLEEGERWKREEEWESVTLARDVNELKAEINKLGELIQKAEKIVKSEKEVKLSELKTAIEKGFEEIRKMGGNPKILIFTESRDTLEYLVKKISGWGYTVNYIHGDMTIDERIKEEKRFRDETQIMVATEAAGEGINLQFCHIMINYDIPWNPNRLEQRMGRIHRYGQQKDVHIFNLVAEDTIEGQVLVKLFEKLEEIKEKLGSDKVFDIIGDVFKDKNLYELIIEAITNTRTMEDILKELDIKIDEEYIKKIKEALGESLATKHIDYTRIRETAERAREFRLIPEYVRAFFEKAFQKAGGKYTKKKGDFISIDSIPYEIRSIAETPEIKNAYGQIMKSYRKVTFDKDLAFKNPDAEFITFGHPLFEAVLKWVSEKFRDELRKGAVFKDPSGKLNGYIWFYTGEVKDGKGEVAGRKIIAIYDDGNTLREINPSVLWDLSPYTGNFESEPFDSEKREEEVKDFVIEVLENYKKEIQEERNRQAQIKRKYGLNSLDYLISQLDTELTELYERSGRGEKVDLAIRNKEDTKKRYEEAKRNLEEEIKREQSLSITMPELLSVVRIIPEKGQMVESEEIERIGMQVAMDYERKNGRNPEDVSKDNRGYDILSTDDKGEVRYIEVKARAQMGEIVLTRNEWFKASQLKDKYWLYIVVNAATKPQLYIINNPAQKLQPEEKVEVVRYVVPPDEWLSKKQEVWKE
- the polX gene encoding DNA polymerase/3'-5' exonuclease PolX is translated as MSKNKEIARIFERMADILEFLGDNPYRINTYRRVANILSELGTDVEELVKTGKIYHIPGIGPSSVEKILEYLRTGKISKYEELKEKVPEDLLELLDVPGIGPKTLKLAYDKLGIRSKDDFVRAVRSGVLASLPGMGEKKLQNIMRGLELYERAKERMSLIEAYQLGEDILLHMQKIEDLYTNIELAGSLRRRKETVGDIDLLVAAPKEVWSKIHNHFVTFQGVKEILGKGETKSSILLENGRQVDMRTVEPHQWGSALQYFTGSKEHNVRVRDIAKARGLKLSEYGVFRADTEEWLGGRTEEEVYSLVGMQTPPPEIRENTGEIELALEGKLPKLVEWEQIKGDFHLHTNWSDGMGSLEEMAETAYRLGLQYIVVGDHSPSARVAKGLDMERFRMQWKLIERLNTYYNPKGFYILRGCEVDILPDGSLDLPNEFLQEFDFVVASIHSRLNQDNTYRILKAMENPYVNLIGHPTGRSYGSREGYPIQLDKVISMAKETGTALEINTFRMDLPPEAVRKCMEVGTMVAVVTDAHAPSHLRYLKLGVGLARRGWAVPHLVLNTFSVEDVREFVRRKR